The Daucus carota subsp. sativus chromosome 7, DH1 v3.0, whole genome shotgun sequence genome window below encodes:
- the LOC108194304 gene encoding trihelix transcription factor GT-3b — MDSGQHQYHHLHHQLQHQQISDAGGDRFPQWSIQETGDFLMIRAELDPNFMETKRNKALWEVVATKMKDKGYNRSAEQCKCKWKNLVTRYKGCETMEPEGVKQQFPFYNELQTIFAARMQRMVWNEAEGGGLGGSKKKALAQLSSDDEDDNIEESDGDQKGTTAGKKKKRKANRNTPGTSNTGGGNVNNSVDSIKETLQEFLKQQAEMEMRWMNGYEAREEERRIREIEWRQRMEALENERIMTERSWREREEQRRVREEGRAEKRDALITALLNKLRREDNTR; from the exons ATGGATTCGGGGCAACATCAGTACCACCATCTTCATCATCAGCTCCAGCACCAACAGATCAGTGATGCGGGCGGGGATAGGTTTCCGCAATGGAGTATTCAGGAAACCGGAGATTTCTTGATGATTCGAGCCGAGCTGGACCCGAATTTCATGGAAACTAAACGGAATAAGGCTTTGTGGGAAGTGGTGGCAACCAAGATGAAGGATAAGGGTTACAATCGCAGTGCTGAGCAGTGCAAGTGCAAGTGGAAGAATCTTGTCACTCGATACAAG GGATGTGAAACCATGGAGCCGGAAGGAGTGAAGCAACAGTTTCCATTTTACAACGAACTACAAACAATTTTTGCAGCAAGGATGCAAAGAATGGTGTGGAATGAGGCAGAAGGAGGCGGCTTAGGAGGTTCCAAGAAGAAAGCACTTGCTCAATTATCATCAGATGATGAGGATGACAACATTGAAGAAAGCGACGGAGATCAAAAAGGAACCACAGcggggaagaagaagaagaggaaggcAAACAGGAACACTCCTGGAACTAGTAATACTggtggcggaaatgtgaataaCAGTGTTGACAGCATCAAGGAGACGTTGCAAGAATTCTTGAAACAGCAAGCTGAGATGGAGATGCGGTGGATGAATGGGTACGAGGCGAGGGAAGAGGAGAGGAGAATACGGGAGATAGAATGGAGACAGAGAATGGAAGCGTTAGAGAACGAGAGGATAATGACGGAGAGGAGctggagggagagagaggaaCAAAGAAGGGTGAGGGAAGAAGGTCGAGCTGAGAAGCGAGATGCTTTGATAACTGCACTTCTCAACAAGCTTAGAAGGGAAGATAATACTAGATAG